One window from the genome of Anopheles coluzzii chromosome X, AcolN3, whole genome shotgun sequence encodes:
- the LOC120955962 gene encoding hydroxyacylglutathione hydrolase, mitochondrial: protein MALLSFLPHRLSQRLTALYFTVSSFSLQRRPRTTQTTAMASMTVTKIPALKDNFMYLVVCNATRQAAVVDPVEPARVLEVAREQGCKLNQLLTTHHHWDHAGGNEALCEQYRQHADWGQLTVYGGDDERIPGLTNRVGQDDTFAIGQLRVRCLATPCHTTSHVCYYVEGGDRGERAVFTGDTLFLAGCGRFFEGTPDQMYDALIGKLSALPDDTRVYCGHEYALQNLRFGHQVEPDNADTRALLERAQAADLEGRRALVPSTIGQEKRINVFMRVHQPAVQAYVGKGTPLETMQALRAAKDKF, encoded by the exons ATGGCGCTGCTCAGCTTTCTGCCCCACCGGCTGTCCCAGCGACTGACTGCCCTGTACTTTACCG TGTCCAGCTTTAGCCTTCAGCGCCGGCCCCGCACAACGCAGACGACCGCGATGGCGAGCATGACGGTGACGAAGATACCCGCGCTGAAGGACAACTTCATGTACCTGGTGGTGTGCAATGCGACGCGCCAGGCCGCCGTCGTCGATCCGGTCGAGCCGGCCCGGGTGCTGGAGGTTGCCCGGGAGCAGGGCTGCAAGCTGAACCAGCTGCTCACGACGCACCACCACTGGGACCACGCCGGGGGCAACGAGGCGCTGTGCGAGCAGTACCGCCAGCACGCCGACTGGGGCCAGCTGACCGTGTACGGGGGCGACGACGAGCGGATCCCCGGCCTGACCAACCGGGTCGGGCAGGACGACACGTTCGCGATCGGGCAGCTGCGCGTCCGGTGTTTGGCCACGCCGTGCCACACGACGTCGCACGTCTGCTACTACGTCGAGGGCGGCGACCGGGGCGAGCGGGCCGTCTTCACCGGCGACACGCTGTTTCTGGCCGGCTGCGGCCGCTTCTTCGAGGGCACGCCGGACCAGATGTACGACGCGCTGATCGGCAAGCTGTCCGCCCTGCCGGACGATACGCGCGTGTACTGCGGGCACGAGTACGCGCTGCAGAACCTGCGCTTCGGCCACCAGGTCGAGCCGGACAATGCGGATACGCGCGCGCTGCTCGAGCGGGCCCAGGCCGCCGACCTGGAGGGCCGCCGGGCCCTCGTTCCCTCCACCATCGGGCAGGAGAAGCGCATCAACGTGTTTATGCGCGTGCACCAGCCGGCGGTGCAGGCGTACGTCGGCAAAGGCACGCCGCTCGAGACGATGCAGGCACTGCGGGCGGCCAAGGACAAGTTTTAG